A portion of the Actomonas aquatica genome contains these proteins:
- the asnB gene encoding asparagine synthase (glutamine-hydrolyzing): protein MCGIAGFFSAQPLPPETPEILAKQLVTIRHRGPDATGEFIDAPHGVALGHTRLSINDLEGGKQPIHARDGSCVLTINGEFYDFKRHRSTLMAQGDRFTTKSDSEIAIGLYRKMGLKFTEELRGEFAFVLYDKQEDELILVRDRFGVRPLFTWISPDGSTLVYGSEVKAILAHPQVDAKLDPKAALHQLMQTIAPGMSAFAGVTSLAPGHFMRVRKHNGRLDITTHRYWDFDFPLEADRPTEFNEQEHVERVREELIRAIVLRLEADVPVGCYLSGGIDSCCILGLATGAMQSPVKAYTISFDDDKYDEAPIAREMAESMNADQELIHLKAEDLYGENYIQTAWHAERTFYNTLGVAKNLMSKRVWDSGYRCVITGEGADELFAGYPALKRDMFLHGLTHEPPEVRAEYQAALEKTNAIFKGAILAENQRHHPEWETLCGFTPSWIQPWMDTLDIARPLLADDVAAELRDYDPIAEIASRIDKSMLDGRHPLDIAQYTWSKCQLEGQILNWGGDRVDMANSMESRPAFLDHHVAAAAVDVPPSLRIKGNIEKYVLREAVKGVLPEVLYKREKFAFMAPPAHTDESKKAKVEELITSFLNMDTVKDAGICSPERVATFLNDYRTDTDPTSLVRKDTLLNHLLTLHILHHKFIAA from the coding sequence ATGTGCGGCATTGCTGGCTTCTTTTCAGCCCAACCTCTCCCTCCCGAAACGCCCGAGATCCTCGCCAAACAATTGGTGACGATCCGCCACCGTGGCCCCGACGCCACCGGTGAATTTATCGACGCGCCGCACGGCGTGGCCCTCGGTCACACGCGCCTGTCGATCAATGACTTGGAGGGCGGCAAACAGCCCATCCATGCGCGGGACGGCAGCTGTGTGCTCACCATCAACGGTGAGTTCTACGACTTCAAACGGCACCGCTCCACGCTGATGGCGCAGGGCGACCGCTTCACCACGAAGTCGGACTCCGAAATCGCCATCGGGCTCTATCGCAAGATGGGGCTCAAGTTCACCGAGGAGCTGCGGGGCGAGTTTGCTTTCGTGCTCTACGACAAGCAGGAGGATGAACTCATTCTGGTGCGCGATCGTTTCGGCGTGCGCCCGCTCTTCACCTGGATTTCGCCTGATGGCTCGACGCTCGTTTACGGCTCTGAGGTAAAGGCCATCCTGGCCCACCCGCAGGTCGATGCGAAACTCGATCCCAAAGCCGCGCTGCATCAGCTCATGCAGACGATCGCGCCGGGCATGAGCGCGTTTGCCGGGGTGACCTCGCTGGCGCCCGGACACTTCATGCGCGTGCGCAAACACAACGGTCGCCTCGATATCACGACGCACCGTTACTGGGACTTCGACTTCCCGCTCGAAGCCGATCGCCCGACCGAGTTTAACGAGCAGGAACACGTCGAGCGCGTGCGCGAGGAACTCATCCGCGCCATCGTGCTGCGGCTCGAGGCCGACGTGCCGGTGGGCTGCTACCTTTCCGGTGGCATCGACTCCTGCTGCATCCTCGGCCTCGCCACCGGCGCGATGCAGTCGCCGGTGAAGGCCTACACGATCTCCTTCGACGACGACAAATACGACGAGGCTCCGATCGCCCGTGAGATGGCTGAGTCGATGAATGCCGACCAGGAGCTGATCCACCTCAAGGCCGAGGACCTCTACGGCGAGAACTACATCCAGACCGCCTGGCACGCCGAACGCACCTTCTACAACACCCTCGGCGTGGCCAAGAACCTCATGTCGAAACGCGTGTGGGATTCCGGTTATCGCTGCGTGATCACGGGGGAGGGCGCCGACGAGTTGTTTGCCGGTTACCCGGCGCTCAAGCGCGACATGTTCCTGCATGGTCTCACCCACGAGCCACCGGAAGTGCGGGCCGAATACCAGGCGGCGCTCGAGAAAACCAACGCCATCTTCAAAGGCGCCATCCTGGCCGAGAATCAGCGCCACCATCCGGAGTGGGAAACCCTGTGTGGTTTCACGCCGTCGTGGATCCAGCCGTGGATGGATACGCTCGACATCGCGCGCCCGTTGCTGGCCGACGATGTCGCGGCCGAGTTGCGCGACTACGATCCGATCGCCGAGATCGCCAGCCGCATCGACAAGTCGATGCTCGATGGTCGGCACCCGCTCGACATCGCCCAATACACGTGGTCGAAGTGCCAGCTCGAAGGGCAGATCCTCAACTGGGGCGGGGACCGCGTCGACATGGCCAACTCCATGGAGTCGCGCCCGGCCTTTCTTGATCACCATGTCGCAGCCGCTGCGGTCGACGTGCCGCCGTCCCTGCGCATCAAAGGCAACATCGAGAAATACGTTCTGCGCGAAGCTGTGAAGGGCGTCCTCCCCGAGGTGCTCTACAAGCGCGAGAAATTCGCCTTCATGGCGCCGCCGGCGCACACCGATGAGTCCAAGAAGGCCAAGGTCGAGGAGTTGATCACTTCCTTCCTCAACATGGATACGGTCAAGGACGCGGGCATCTGCTCGCCGGAGCGCGTGGCCACCTTCCTCAACGACTACCGGACCGACACCGATCCGACCTCGCTCGTGCGCAAGGACACGCTCCTCAACCACCTGCTTACCCTGCACATCCTCCACCACAAATTCATCGCCGCCTAG
- a CDS encoding fibronectin type III domain-containing protein, whose product MPSGILFRVHRGCLCAAAFFACLLAEAATPPPVDFNMRAPEGTAVTTEDGTVTLAWGELALMTRVELQQSDSADFAEKTIRFIGRDTGSVITGLPEGTHYFRLRALNNLGEGSAWSDPLEVQVTFMDRGKLFSLLGLGGVVVLLTVGAIVSGFLKHRDELRGDAGGEA is encoded by the coding sequence ATGCCTTCAGGAATACTTTTTCGCGTCCATCGCGGCTGTCTTTGCGCAGCCGCGTTTTTCGCCTGCCTACTCGCCGAGGCGGCCACACCGCCGCCGGTCGATTTTAACATGCGTGCGCCGGAGGGCACCGCGGTCACCACCGAGGATGGCACGGTCACGCTCGCTTGGGGCGAACTGGCGCTCATGACGCGGGTGGAGTTGCAACAAAGCGACTCGGCCGACTTCGCGGAGAAGACGATCCGGTTCATCGGTCGCGACACGGGCTCGGTCATCACCGGGCTGCCGGAGGGCACACACTACTTTCGCCTGCGCGCGCTCAATAATCTGGGCGAGGGCAGTGCATGGTCGGATCCGCTGGAGGTGCAGGTCACGTTCATGGACCGCGGCAAACTCTTCAGTCTGCTCGGTCTCGGTGGTGTGGTCGTGCTGCTCACGGTCGGAGCGATCGTGAGTGGTTTCCTGAAGCATCGCGACGAATTGCGCGGCGACGCGGGAGGTGAGGCATGA
- a CDS encoding cytochrome c biogenesis protein — protein sequence MKRLIPLLLAAVLALWVGMGLKTPKLERESAFHLDEFSRLPVLSNGRIKPLDTIARTHLLSFQGRQRVKNAEGETIAPTAWLLDMFFRPELADSYQTIEIVHPGVLDVVGLSINDGQDKKRFSFSQLESALPEIDRQAKLADALQSAQRDAFQRAIVQLRNRLVSYQQLKFTFTPGDGSDFRTDLVWLQDNVGPAVAAIRARFNNEEHDEALATRAMNLGSAFGHMNDMAGILPIPPQGDDTSDHLWQKSGQALVSTFQTGQVHPFALVYAGLGTAWQDQDPETFNTIITLYRGILDDSFAEQLKKADRENTFNGAEPFYRASVLFVIAMLLAIGSWLVWPKVLRPSAEAVLAVAWFVTTVGILTRMWLEGRPPVTNLYSSALFVGWGAVALCIILERLFPQAIAVTAGSLIGFATLLIAHHLSLSGDTLEMMRAVLDSNFWLATHVIVITIGYSATYLAGALAIIYIVRSRVPGGLDKNTGDALNRMVYGIVCFATLFSLIGTILGGIWADQSWGRFWGWDPKENGALIIVIWNAIILHARWGGMARTRGIMALAVFGNIVTSWSWFGTNMLGVGLHSYGFMDAAFWALIGFVTSQLILIGIAYLPTSAAKPTAPHLSASLDSAKGSNS from the coding sequence ATGAAGCGCCTCATCCCTCTTCTGCTCGCTGCCGTGCTCGCCCTCTGGGTGGGCATGGGGCTCAAAACGCCCAAGCTGGAACGCGAGTCCGCCTTTCACCTCGACGAGTTCTCCCGGCTGCCGGTGCTCTCCAACGGTCGTATCAAACCACTCGATACGATCGCCCGCACCCACCTGCTGAGTTTTCAGGGCCGCCAACGAGTCAAGAACGCCGAGGGCGAAACCATCGCGCCGACCGCGTGGTTGCTCGACATGTTCTTCCGCCCCGAGCTGGCCGACAGCTACCAGACCATCGAGATCGTCCATCCCGGCGTGCTCGACGTGGTCGGGCTCAGCATCAACGACGGTCAGGACAAAAAACGTTTCTCGTTCAGCCAACTGGAATCGGCCCTGCCTGAGATCGATCGTCAGGCCAAACTGGCCGACGCGCTGCAGAGCGCCCAACGCGATGCGTTCCAACGCGCCATCGTGCAACTGCGCAACCGCCTCGTCTCTTACCAGCAACTCAAGTTCACCTTCACCCCCGGCGATGGCTCCGATTTCCGCACCGACCTAGTCTGGCTGCAGGATAACGTCGGACCGGCGGTGGCCGCCATTCGCGCCCGCTTTAATAACGAAGAGCACGACGAGGCCCTTGCCACCCGCGCGATGAACCTGGGCAGCGCCTTCGGCCACATGAACGACATGGCCGGCATCCTGCCGATTCCGCCGCAGGGCGACGACACTTCGGACCACCTCTGGCAGAAGAGCGGTCAAGCTCTGGTGAGCACCTTTCAGACCGGCCAAGTTCATCCCTTCGCCCTCGTCTACGCCGGTCTCGGCACGGCGTGGCAGGATCAGGATCCGGAGACCTTCAACACCATCATCACGCTCTACCGCGGCATCCTGGACGACAGCTTCGCCGAGCAACTCAAGAAGGCTGATCGCGAAAACACGTTCAACGGCGCCGAGCCCTTCTACCGGGCCTCTGTGCTCTTCGTGATCGCCATGCTACTGGCCATCGGTTCGTGGCTCGTCTGGCCCAAGGTCCTGCGTCCGTCCGCCGAAGCCGTGTTGGCCGTGGCGTGGTTTGTCACCACCGTCGGCATCCTCACCCGCATGTGGCTGGAGGGACGTCCGCCGGTCACCAACCTCTACTCTTCCGCCCTCTTCGTGGGCTGGGGGGCCGTGGCGCTGTGCATCATCCTCGAACGCCTCTTCCCGCAAGCGATCGCGGTCACCGCCGGCAGCCTCATCGGCTTCGCCACCCTGCTCATTGCCCACCACCTCTCGCTTTCCGGTGACACGCTGGAAATGATGCGCGCAGTGCTCGACTCCAACTTCTGGTTGGCGACCCACGTGATCGTGATCACCATCGGCTACTCGGCCACCTACCTGGCGGGGGCTTTGGCCATCATCTACATCGTGCGCAGCCGCGTGCCGGGTGGACTCGACAAAAACACCGGCGATGCCCTCAACCGCATGGTCTACGGCATCGTGTGTTTCGCCACCCTCTTCAGCCTCATCGGCACCATCCTCGGCGGCATCTGGGCCGACCAAAGCTGGGGCCGTTTCTGGGGTTGGGATCCGAAGGAAAACGGTGCGCTCATCATCGTGATCTGGAACGCCATCATCCTGCACGCCCGCTGGGGCGGCATGGCTCGCACCCGCGGCATCATGGCCCTGGCGGTCTTTGGCAACATCGTCACGAGCTGGAGTTGGTTCGGCACCAACATGCTCGGCGTCGGCCTGCACAGCTACGGTTTCATGGATGCCGCCTTCTGGGCGTTGATCGGATTTGTGACCAGCCAGCTGATTCTGATCGGCATCGCCTACCTGCCGACCAGTGCCGCCAAGCCGACCGCGCCGCACCTGTCCGCATCCCTCGACTCCGCCAAAGGGTCGAACAGCTGA
- a CDS encoding LysE family translocator — MDALWFEFGSVALAHALAVASPGPDFTLILRQSLVHGRATAVASAWGIGSGILVHVTISLLGVGALVRHQPQLFALLKYAGAAYLAWLGVMALRSRGSTAAPTTAEVAAPAPPHGRRAWLRGFLTNVLNPKATLFFIALFTVGISPETPVGVQALYGGWMAVATGAWFSLVAWVFTRERVRSVYQRGAVWIDRALGLVFIGFAASLLWV; from the coding sequence ATGGATGCGCTGTGGTTTGAATTTGGCTCCGTGGCGCTGGCCCACGCTTTGGCGGTGGCCAGTCCGGGGCCGGACTTCACCCTTATCCTGCGTCAGAGTTTGGTCCACGGCCGGGCCACCGCGGTGGCCAGCGCGTGGGGCATCGGCAGCGGCATTCTGGTGCACGTCACGATTTCACTGCTCGGGGTGGGCGCCTTGGTGCGGCACCAGCCGCAGCTCTTCGCGCTGTTGAAATATGCCGGAGCCGCTTACCTCGCGTGGCTCGGTGTCATGGCGCTGCGCAGTCGCGGGAGCACGGCCGCGCCGACGACCGCGGAGGTGGCTGCGCCGGCACCGCCGCACGGACGCCGGGCGTGGCTGCGCGGTTTTTTGACCAACGTGCTCAACCCGAAAGCGACCTTGTTTTTCATCGCGCTCTTCACCGTGGGCATTTCGCCGGAGACCCCGGTGGGGGTGCAGGCCCTTTACGGCGGGTGGATGGCGGTGGCGACCGGGGCGTGGTTTTCGCTGGTCGCGTGGGTGTTTACGCGCGAGCGGGTGCGTTCGGTTTACCAACGTGGGGCGGTGTGGATCGACCGGGCGCTGGGTCTGGTCTTCATCGGCTTCGCCGCGAGTTTGCTGTGGGTGTGA
- a CDS encoding cysteine hydrolase family protein — MATPLPSSSSSNSPDPLRPIYRKNIVQNPGHLDNIAHAHTALLCIDMQYLDAAEGHGLFKDDETSPVSHEGRDYYFGQLKTKVLPNVHQLQNCFRRHALEVIHVRIQALTHDGRDRSKGHKRLQLLAAPGSAEACFLEEVAPRGDEIVINKTASGVFSSTNLHYVLKNMGIEALFVTGVYTNECVETTVRDACDLGYLVTLIEDGCTTVTPELHEASLKTLRNRYCRIVTTTEAIDDIEQYGAESGSEAEGNVSAI, encoded by the coding sequence ATGGCCACGCCGCTCCCCTCGTCTTCCTCCTCAAACTCCCCTGATCCGCTGCGGCCGATCTACCGCAAAAACATCGTCCAGAATCCGGGGCATCTCGACAACATCGCCCATGCGCACACCGCGCTGCTGTGCATCGACATGCAGTATCTCGATGCGGCGGAAGGGCACGGCCTGTTTAAGGACGACGAAACCTCACCGGTTTCACACGAGGGTCGGGACTATTATTTTGGTCAGCTCAAAACCAAGGTGCTGCCCAACGTGCACCAACTGCAGAACTGCTTCCGTCGCCATGCCCTTGAAGTGATTCACGTGCGCATCCAGGCGCTCACCCACGACGGTCGTGATCGCTCGAAAGGGCACAAGCGCCTGCAGCTATTGGCGGCGCCCGGCTCGGCCGAAGCGTGCTTCCTTGAGGAAGTGGCGCCGCGCGGTGACGAGATCGTGATCAACAAGACGGCGAGCGGTGTGTTTTCGTCCACGAATCTGCACTACGTGCTCAAAAACATGGGCATCGAAGCGCTCTTCGTGACCGGCGTTTACACCAACGAATGTGTGGAAACGACGGTGCGGGATGCGTGTGATTTGGGTTACCTCGTGACCCTCATCGAAGACGGTTGCACCACTGTGACACCGGAGCTGCACGAGGCTTCGCTCAAGACCCTGCGCAACCGCTATTGCCGTATCGTTACGACCACCGAGGCGATCGACGACATCGAACAATACGGCGCGGAGTCCGGCTCCGAAGCCGAAGGCAACGTGAGCGCGATCTGA
- a CDS encoding Zn-dependent hydrolase: MSSPVPAASSFSSPLAVDLERIKADIHALAAIGHNDADRGIYRMAFTDADMEGKRWLLHRIEENDLVPASDGAANISGILPGKVENPRVFVGSHIDTVPCAGMLDGTLGVVIGLECLRTLRAAGVELERPIELIAFSDEEGRFGGMFGSEAFTGALTPEKLLSAKDLNAVLLSDAMLEQGLDPKRALDARRPPTDIGAYLELHIEQGPVLDQSLQQVGIVEQITGLRSWSLKLTGEANHAGTTPMDYRKDALMGLADFAHEIPRILDENGGEHSRATIGKAEVQPGAPNSVPGTVVFSLDFRDPSSETLEALSQAFQKALAAISRRRGLQFEVNVQGDIKPVPCLPELADLLEAEAQRLDLRYRRMLSGAAHDAQMVGRVAPMAMVFVPSRGGMSHSPAEWTAWGDIEAGANLMLGALHRLATQETLPTSTS, encoded by the coding sequence ATGTCTTCACCCGTCCCCGCAGCCTCCTCCTTCTCCTCGCCGCTGGCGGTCGACCTTGAGCGCATCAAGGCCGACATCCATGCGCTCGCGGCCATTGGTCACAACGATGCCGATCGCGGCATCTATCGCATGGCCTTCACCGATGCCGACATGGAGGGCAAACGGTGGCTGCTGCATCGCATCGAAGAGAACGATCTCGTGCCGGCGTCGGATGGCGCGGCCAACATCTCCGGCATCCTGCCGGGCAAGGTGGAGAATCCGCGGGTGTTTGTCGGTTCGCACATCGATACGGTGCCGTGCGCCGGCATGCTGGACGGCACGCTGGGCGTCGTCATCGGACTCGAATGTCTGCGCACTTTGCGCGCCGCCGGGGTGGAATTGGAACGTCCCATCGAACTCATCGCGTTTTCCGATGAAGAGGGGCGCTTCGGCGGCATGTTTGGTTCGGAGGCCTTCACCGGTGCGCTCACCCCCGAGAAGCTGCTAAGTGCGAAGGACCTCAACGCCGTCCTGCTCAGCGACGCCATGCTCGAACAGGGCCTCGATCCCAAGCGTGCGCTGGATGCCCGTCGTCCGCCGACCGACATCGGTGCCTACCTCGAGCTGCACATTGAGCAGGGGCCGGTGCTCGATCAGAGCCTGCAACAGGTCGGCATCGTCGAGCAGATCACCGGGCTGCGGTCCTGGTCACTTAAACTCACCGGCGAGGCCAATCACGCCGGCACCACGCCGATGGACTACCGCAAGGACGCCCTTATGGGCCTCGCCGATTTTGCCCATGAGATCCCGCGCATCCTCGATGAGAACGGCGGTGAGCACAGCCGCGCCACCATCGGCAAGGCGGAGGTGCAACCCGGTGCGCCCAACTCGGTGCCGGGCACGGTGGTGTTCTCACTCGATTTCCGCGATCCGTCCTCCGAAACACTGGAGGCCTTGTCGCAAGCTTTTCAAAAAGCGCTCGCCGCGATCTCCCGCCGCCGCGGCCTGCAGTTCGAGGTGAATGTGCAGGGTGACATCAAACCCGTGCCGTGTCTGCCGGAGTTGGCCGACTTGCTTGAGGCCGAAGCGCAGCGCCTCGATCTGCGCTACCGGCGCATGCTCAGCGGCGCGGCGCATGACGCGCAAATGGTCGGTCGCGTGGCGCCGATGGCGATGGTGTTTGTGCCCAGTCGCGGTGGCATGAGTCACTCCCCGGCAGAGTGGACCGCGTGGGGCGACATTGAAGCCGGGGCCAACCTCATGCTCGGTGCGCTGCATCGACTTGCGACCCAAGAGACTCTGCCCACGTCAACCTCCTGA
- a CDS encoding aspartate/ornithine carbamoyltransferase family protein encodes MEDPPPAFSADRRHAVLKPPADSEAIRPEPAELFRDNPVSLSTLRELEGQSVLAAGQFSFNQVVELCKLSAILEKIEVWPFHPLDGKIAVTAFFEASTRTRTSFESAILRLDGKIISIADGSTTGQAKGESLQDIGEMFNAYADVIIMRHTKTEAPQQILENLRIPLINAGNGSGEHPTQALADWYALLKWNPRLAEPYRRGTPKLNLGILGTPGSMRAVKSFLLMALLFKDHIRKVTVISEMADPFGEEVTEKLKAAGISYQVTNDVREHLPTLDVIYMNSIAFLGDSYKNMDSRFKLTAESPLKESAVILHPLARLDELDTSLDKTSHNLYFSQAHGAVFVRQALLMSVLGRLKALPSFVNLEDPES; translated from the coding sequence ATGGAAGATCCTCCTCCCGCTTTTTCCGCCGACCGGCGCCACGCCGTGCTCAAGCCACCGGCGGATTCCGAAGCCATCCGACCAGAGCCAGCCGAGTTGTTTCGCGACAACCCGGTCAGCCTCAGCACACTGCGCGAACTCGAAGGTCAGAGCGTGCTCGCCGCCGGGCAGTTCTCCTTCAACCAAGTCGTCGAGCTCTGCAAACTCTCCGCCATTCTCGAGAAGATCGAGGTGTGGCCGTTTCATCCGCTCGACGGTAAAATCGCGGTGACCGCGTTCTTCGAGGCTTCGACCCGCACCCGCACCAGTTTTGAAAGCGCGATTCTGCGCCTCGACGGCAAGATCATCTCCATCGCCGATGGTTCCACCACCGGCCAGGCCAAGGGCGAGTCGCTGCAGGACATCGGCGAGATGTTCAACGCCTACGCCGATGTGATCATCATGCGCCACACCAAGACCGAGGCACCGCAGCAGATCCTGGAGAACCTGCGCATCCCGCTCATCAACGCCGGCAACGGCAGCGGCGAACATCCCACGCAGGCGCTGGCCGATTGGTATGCCCTGCTCAAGTGGAACCCGCGCCTCGCCGAGCCCTACCGCCGCGGCACGCCCAAGCTCAACCTCGGCATCCTCGGCACGCCCGGCTCGATGCGCGCGGTGAAGTCCTTCCTGCTCATGGCGCTGCTTTTCAAGGATCACATCCGCAAGGTCACGGTGATCTCGGAGATGGCGGATCCCTTCGGCGAAGAGGTGACCGAAAAGCTCAAGGCAGCCGGCATTTCGTATCAGGTTACCAATGACGTGCGCGAGCACCTGCCGACCCTTGATGTGATCTACATGAACTCCATCGCGTTCCTCGGCGACTCCTACAAGAACATGGACAGCCGCTTTAAGCTGACCGCAGAGAGCCCGCTCAAGGAGAGCGCGGTGATCCTGCACCCGCTCGCACGTCTCGATGAGTTGGATACGTCTTTGGACAAGACCTCCCACAACCTCTATTTCTCGCAGGCCCACGGCGCCGTCTTTGTGCGTCAGGCCCTGCTCATGTCCGTGCTCGGTCGCCTCAAGGCGCTGCCGAGCTTCGTCAACCTGGAAGACCCTGAATCCTAA
- a CDS encoding cytochrome c biogenesis protein ResB — protein MSSEVTVSQAFIKFFTSLKLTVVLLVLSMLLVFIATIAQVQLGIHGVLDRYFRTFFVMAFVGENRIPLPWFPGGYLIGGFLLINLIASHLYRFKITWKKAGIQLTHFGLIVLLVGELVTGILQEEFALTFNEGETKSYSEAFRDNEVVIIDTTDADEDVVTAIPESVIADGDPIQHGALPFRVLIHGYYANADLTMRNSLPADSTPPGMAPNIANQGIGPRIAVFPKRYSYDDNDRNLPVAILELVGTEGSIGTWLVSPMLPMPQTFEYAGRSFRIGMRFTREYKPFAMKLIELKHDVYPGSQIPKNFSSRVHVTALDGSEDREALIYMNHPLRYQGYTFYQFQMDSANGMSRLQVVRNPGYMMPYIATILMTLGLLLQFGIHLVKFTQRRTA, from the coding sequence ATGTCCTCCGAGGTCACTGTCTCCCAAGCGTTCATCAAGTTCTTCACGTCGCTGAAGCTCACCGTCGTCCTGCTCGTCCTCTCGATGCTACTGGTGTTCATCGCCACCATCGCACAGGTGCAGCTCGGCATTCACGGCGTGTTGGATCGCTACTTCCGCACCTTCTTCGTGATGGCCTTTGTCGGCGAGAACCGCATCCCGCTGCCGTGGTTCCCCGGCGGCTACCTCATCGGCGGTTTCCTGCTGATCAACCTGATCGCTTCGCACCTCTACCGCTTCAAAATCACGTGGAAGAAGGCCGGCATCCAACTCACCCACTTCGGCCTCATCGTGTTGCTGGTGGGCGAACTCGTCACCGGCATCCTCCAGGAGGAGTTCGCGCTAACCTTCAACGAAGGCGAAACCAAGAGCTACTCGGAAGCCTTCCGCGACAACGAGGTCGTCATCATCGACACCACCGATGCGGACGAGGACGTGGTCACCGCCATTCCGGAATCCGTGATCGCCGATGGTGATCCCATCCAGCACGGCGCCCTGCCCTTCCGGGTGTTGATCCACGGCTACTACGCCAACGCCGATCTCACCATGCGCAACTCGCTGCCGGCCGACAGCACTCCGCCCGGCATGGCACCCAACATCGCCAACCAAGGCATCGGCCCCCGCATCGCGGTGTTCCCCAAGCGCTACAGCTACGACGACAACGACCGCAATCTGCCGGTCGCCATCCTCGAACTCGTCGGCACCGAAGGCTCCATCGGCACCTGGCTGGTGTCGCCCATGCTGCCCATGCCGCAGACCTTCGAGTATGCCGGTCGCAGTTTCCGCATCGGCATGCGTTTCACCCGCGAATACAAGCCCTTCGCGATGAAGCTCATCGAGCTCAAGCACGACGTTTACCCCGGTTCCCAGATCCCGAAAAACTTCTCCTCGCGCGTGCACGTCACCGCCCTCGACGGCTCGGAAGACCGCGAAGCGCTCATCTACATGAACCATCCGCTGCGCTACCAGGGTTACACCTTCTACCAGTTCCAGATGGACAGCGCCAACGGCATGAGCCGCCTCCAAGTGGTGCGCAACCCCGGCTATATGATGCCCTACATCGCCACGATCCTGATGACGCTCGGCCTGCTCCTCCAGTTCGGCATCCACCTCGTAAAATTCACCCAACGCCGCACCGCCTGA
- a CDS encoding sodium:solute symporter family transporter translates to MSGATSISPTTGWLIVLGLGVLWVILGMFWGRNAKTSEGFILAGRNVGLSLGSATAMATWVTSNTTMLAPVLALTLGVWGMVAYSTASFGLLLFAPMAMRICRLLPEGHTAGDFFRLRYGRVGWTLFLLITMLYSLSWLVSMAIAGGDLLEALAGIPYLQGMTLILVVCVLYTLFGGLYAVIGTDFIQSLIILVGIVLIGGLVVAQLDFDDAYTHMRTQQPALLLHVMPAALLAVFNNMLFGFGEVFHNNVWWSRAFAMRPGVAPKAFFLSGLLWFPIPIAAGFIALAAGPLGINIAESNQTGPLVATTVMQTAGLGAIAGVLILVVLFCSMASSIDSLLAATSDLLLKDVHGGLLKRELPEQNFRKITGTVILIVGAVTWLLAAPHWPIIEALFISGPLVASLIWPVIGGLFWRGINRPLVLTGIVLGCGLGVWAYFNIGWFTASLIGAAVSMVFTLAARWIAPTPFPRDATENQTA, encoded by the coding sequence ATGAGTGGCGCGACGTCCATTTCGCCGACCACCGGTTGGCTCATCGTGCTCGGTCTGGGTGTGTTGTGGGTGATCCTCGGTATGTTCTGGGGCCGCAATGCCAAGACCTCCGAGGGCTTCATCCTCGCCGGTCGCAACGTCGGCCTCTCGCTCGGTTCCGCGACGGCGATGGCGACCTGGGTCACCTCGAACACCACGATGCTCGCGCCGGTGCTGGCGCTCACACTCGGCGTGTGGGGCATGGTGGCTTACTCGACCGCGAGTTTTGGGCTGTTGCTCTTCGCGCCCATGGCCATGCGCATCTGCCGCCTGTTGCCCGAGGGGCACACCGCCGGTGATTTTTTCCGACTGCGCTACGGTCGGGTGGGATGGACGCTCTTCCTGCTCATCACGATGCTCTACTCGCTGTCGTGGTTGGTGAGCATGGCCATCGCGGGCGGCGACCTCTTGGAAGCCTTGGCCGGCATTCCGTATCTGCAGGGCATGACGCTCATCCTCGTGGTGTGCGTGCTCTACACGCTCTTCGGCGGACTCTACGCGGTGATCGGCACCGACTTTATTCAGAGCCTCATCATCCTCGTGGGCATCGTGCTGATTGGTGGCTTGGTGGTGGCGCAGCTCGACTTCGACGACGCCTACACCCACATGCGCACGCAGCAGCCCGCGCTGTTATTGCACGTGATGCCGGCGGCGTTGCTGGCGGTGTTCAACAACATGCTCTTCGGTTTCGGCGAAGTGTTTCACAACAACGTCTGGTGGTCGCGGGCCTTTGCCATGCGACCGGGTGTGGCGCCGAAAGCGTTCTTCCTGTCGGGCCTGCTGTGGTTCCCGATTCCCATCGCCGCCGGCTTCATCGCTCTCGCGGCGGGACCGCTCGGTATCAACATTGCCGAGAGCAATCAGACCGGGCCGCTCGTCGCGACAACCGTCATGCAGACCGCCGGGCTCGGTGCCATCGCCGGTGTGCTCATCCTGGTGGTGCTCTTTTGCTCGATGGCCTCGTCGATCGACTCGCTGCTCGCGGCGACTTCGGATCTGTTGCTCAAGGACGTGCACGGCGGCCTGCTCAAACGTGAATTGCCGGAGCAGAACTTCCGCAAGATCACCGGCACGGTCATCCTGATCGTCGGTGCTGTCACGTGGCTGCTGGCCGCGCCGCACTGGCCCATCATTGAGGCGCTCTTCATCTCCGGGCCGCTGGTCGCCAGCCTCATCTGGCCGGTGATCGGTGGGCTCTTCTGGCGTGGCATCAACCGGCCGCTGGTGCTCACCGGCATCGTGCTCGGCTGCGGACTCGGTGTCTGGGCCTACTTCAACATCGGCTGGTTCACCGCCTCACTCATCGGTGCCGCCGTCTCGATGGTCTTTACCTTGGCCGCCCGTTGGATCGCGCCGACGCCGTTCCCGCGGGATGCGACCGAGAACCAAACCGCTTAA